The following coding sequences are from one Panicum hallii strain FIL2 chromosome 5, PHallii_v3.1, whole genome shotgun sequence window:
- the LOC112894451 gene encoding probable WRKY transcription factor 57, with translation MHMALASCDSLPAADAACFFPAMAYHHPCDGGGLAASAFYGGASGPAAALFTGLAPPRRQPDAAFECLSKEDVSSVVPGTFGTPPPRMPVEQAVPDASGYAHLARGTAAVAGAEGSSTRTTDRIAFRVRSEEEVIGDGYKWRKYGKKSVKNSPNPRNYYRCSTEGCNVKKRVERDRDDPSYVVTMYEGVHNHVSPGTIYYATQDAASGRFFVAGMHQALD, from the exons ATGCACATGGCGCTAGCGTCCTGCGACTCGCTCCCCGCAGCAGACGCCGCCTGCTTCTTCCCGGCCATGGCGTACCACCACCcgtgcgacggcggcggcctagCAGCATCCGCCTTCTACGGCGGCGCCAGTGGCCCCGCGGCGGCTTTATTCACCGGCCTGGCGCCGCCGAGGCGGCAGCCTGACGCCGCCTTCGAGTGCTTATCGAAGGAAGACGTCTCGTCGGTTGTGCCTGGCACGTtcgggacgccgccgccgcggatgCCGGTCGAGCAGGCCGTGCCGGACGCCTCGGGCTACGCTCACCTTGCCAG GGGTACGGCCGCCGTGGCGGGGGCAGAAGGGTCGTCGACGAGGACGACGGACAGGATCGCGTTCCGGGTGAGGTCGGAGGAGGAGGTGATCGGCGACGGCTACAAGTGGAGGAAGTACGGCAAGAAGTCCGTCAAGAACAGCCCTAATCCAAG GAACTATTACCGGTGCTCGACGGAGGGCTGCAACGTCAAGAAGAGGGTCGAGCGAGATAGGGACGACCCCAGCTACGTTGTGACCATGTACGAGGGGGTGCACAACCATGTGAGCCCCGGCACGATCTATTACGCCACCCAGGACGCCGCCTCCGGCCGCTTCTTCGTCGCCGGGATGCATCAAGCCCTTGATTAG
- the LOC112894711 gene encoding uncharacterized protein LOC112894711 — protein sequence MDGGSPGKGDLKEPLNPPHHCTEANPAPTGASDGSSAWASGVALCFLAINCGVAIYHSRRDPSSVLFVVVSFVSLVLLFHLLRVFERLPPGSPKRLQVKAAVWALTTTLTVMFSKRVAALMPAPVAAVVWAMAAATILAGFCMFFVSRDDASAAAAEKPGGKLAEGP from the coding sequence ATGGACGGCGGATCACCCGGCAAAGGAGATCTAAAAGAGCCCCTAAATCCTCCACACCATTGCACCGAGGCCAACCCCGCTCCCACCGGAGCCTCCGATGGCTCGTCGGCATGGGCCTCGGGCGTCGCCCTCTGCTTCCTCGCGATCAACTGCGGGGTAGCCATCTACCACTCGAGGCGCGACCCCAGCTCCGTCCTGTTTGTCGTCGTGTCCTTCGTCAGCCTCGTCCTCCTCTTCCACCTCCTGCGCGTCTTCGAGAGGTTGCCCCCGGGCTCACCGAAGCGCCTGCAGGTGAAGGCGGCTGTATGGGCCCTCACCACCACCCTGACGGTCATGTTCTCGAAGCGGGTGGCCGCGTTGATGCCGGCCCCCGTAGCCGCTGTCGTCTGGGCGATGGCTGCGGCGACTATCCTCGCCGGCTTCTGCATGTTCTTCGTCAGCCGGGAcgacgcctccgccgccgccgccgagaagCCTGGTGGCAAGCTCGCCGAAGGCCCGTAG